A single Thunnus thynnus chromosome 6, fThuThy2.1, whole genome shotgun sequence DNA region contains:
- the zgc:56699 gene encoding gametocyte-specific factor 1, which yields MATTIRFGTTSSPCTTAAAERAQLAEEMDGKGNCDPDKLLQCPFDKNHQIRACRFPYHLIKCRKNHPKLASELKTCPFNARHLVPKHELTHHTETCEDRISVDTEHGQSTNGLRQVPVSTWVNPDMTEDWDKEADDSAVPFVWGINTVLNQKPEARPTNHLSPSFRTPNTLPWSGYNP from the exons ATGGCGACCACCATCAGATTTGGAACCACCAGTAGTCCTTGCACCACCGCTGCTGCAGAGCGAGCACAGTTGGCAGAGGAAATGG ATGGAAAAGGGAACTGTGACCCTGACAAACTTCTGCAATGCCCCTTTGACAAGAACCACCAGATCCGGGCCTGCCGCTTCCCTTACCATCTTATTAAGTGCAGGAAG AATCATCCAAAACTGGCCAGTGAGCTGAAAACCTGCCCTTTCAACGCTCGCCACCTGGTCCCCAAGCACGAGCTGACACACCACACCGAAACCTGCGAGGACAGAATATCTGTGGACACTGAGCACG gTCAAAGCACAAATGGACTCAGGCAGGTCCCAGTCAGCACCTGGGTCAACCCGGACATGACTGAGGACTGGGACAAAG aGGCTGATGATAGCGCTGTTCCGTTTGTGTGGGGTATAAATACGGTCTTGAATCAGAA ACCCGAGGCAAGGCCCACCAACCATCTCAGTCCCAGTTTTAGAACGCCCAATACCCTCCCATGGTCGGGTTATAACCCATAA
- the nr4a1 gene encoding nuclear receptor subfamily 4 group A member 1 produces the protein MTCIHPQHGSQPYDNSLGSSELQNTDFISRLAVDMSSPRDHLSAPSLPSISSLVGTQGGDFDAYSCQFTTTPAHITPSSGPETPFKLDDLQVYGCYPGAFTLSYPDEAVSPGGSDYFGSPASASSPSTPGFQSQHAPTWDSAFGPYSPSPGYWAAEETSVPHAPSFFTFSSGSVEDMSHLGQPHLREQDPFTLTHPHASTLTFPALAMEQACSQDGTDQLDGSLSPKLKSPNGNEGCCAVCGDNASCQHYGVRTCEGCKGFFKRTVQKNSKYVCLANKDCPVDKRRRNRCQFCRFQKCLAVGMVREVVRTDSLKGRRGRLPSKPKVVQDVATTVSPVSMIASLVRAHIDSNPSVGKMDYSKYDETEVSPNQKEDANDIKQFYDLLTASMEVIRKWSKSIPGFSDFCSEDQELLLESAFVELFILRLAYRSNAEMDKLIFCNGAVLHKTQCVRGFGDWIDSILEFSQSLHRMKLDVSSFSCLTALVIITDRHGLKESKRVEDLQNQLITCLKDHVSGCASDSLRPNYLSRLLGKLPELRTLCTQGLQRIFYLKLEDLVPPPPIVEKIFMDTLPF, from the exons ATGACTTGCATACACCCCCAGCATGGATCCCAGCCTTATGACAACAGCCTCGGCAGCTCGGAACTCCAGAACACAGACTTCATCTCCAGGCTGGCTGTGGATATGAGCAGCCCACGGGACCACCTCTCTGCTCCATCTTTGCCAAGCATTAGCTCCCTGGTGGGCACTCAGGGGGGCGACTTTGACGCATATTCATGCCAGTTCACTACGACCCCTGCCCACATCACGCCATCATCAGGCCCAGAGACCCCATTCAAGTTAGATGACCTCCAGGTTTACGGCTGCTACCCTGGAGCGTTCACGCTGAGTTACCCGGATGAGGCCGTGTCTCCCGGTGGGTCTGATTATTTCGGCAGCCCAGCATCAGCCTCGTCTCCTTCAACCCCCGGTTTCCAGAGTCAACATGCACCCACCTGGGACTCAGCTTTCGGTCCATACTCACCCAGTCCAGGATACTGGGCAGCTGAGGAGACCTCAGTGCCACATGCGCCCTCTTTCTTTACATTTAGTTCAGGGTCTGTGGAAGACATGTCTCATTTGGGTCAGCCCCACTTAAGAGAGCAGGACCCTTTCACTTTGACCCATCCTCACGCATCCACACTCACCTTCCCCGCCTTGGCGATGGAGCAGGCATGTAGCCAAGATGGCACTGACCAGCTGGACGGGAGCTTATCACCCAAATTAAAAAGTCCGAATGGAAACGAgggctgctgtgctgtgtgtggggACAACGCCTCCTGTCAGCACTATGGGGTCCGCACCTGTGAGGGATGCAAGGGTTTTTTCAAG cGTACAGTACAAAAGAATTCCAAGTATGTCTGCCTTGCCAACAAAGACTGTCCTGTGGACAAGAGGAGGCGGAATCGATGCCAGTTCTGCCGTTTCCAGAAGTGTCTAGCCGTGGGCATGGTGAGGGAAG TTGTAAGGACGGATAGCCTGAAAGGACGGAGAGGTCGCCTGCCTTCCAAGCCTAAAGTTGTCCAGGATGTGGCAACCACGGTGTCTCCAGTGAGCATGATTGCTTCACTTGTGAGGGCCCACATCGACTCAAACCCCAGTGTTGGGAAAATGGACTATTCCAAG TATGATGAGACAGAAGTCAGTCCAAACCAGAAAGAGGATGCTAATGACATCAAGCAGTTCTACGACTTACTCACGGCCTCCATGGAGGTGATCAGGAAGTGGTCAAAGAGCATCCCAGGTTTCTCTGATTTCTGCTCAGAAGACCAGGAACTGCTGCTGGAGTCTGCGTTTGTTGAACTCTTCATCCTCCGTCTTGCATATCG GTCCAATGCTGAAATGGACAAGCTCATCTTCTGCAACGGGGCCGTGCTTCACAAGACGCAATGTGTCCGAGGGTTCGGGGACTGGATTGACTCTATTTTGGAGTTTTCTCAAAGCCTCCATCGCATGAAGCTGGAcgtctcctctttctcctgccTAACAGCCCTGGTCATAATCACCG ACCGACATGGTCTCAAGGAGTCCAAACGTGTGGAGGACCTGCAGAACCAGCTCATCACCTGCCTGAAAGATCATGTCTCTGGTTGCGCCTCTGACTCCTTGCGGCCCAATTATCTGTCCAGGCTGCTGGGGAAGTTGCCCGAGCTCAGGACACTGTGCACTCAAGGCCTCCAACGCATCTTTTACCTTAAATTAGAAGATTTAGTTCCTCCACCACCGATTGTGGAAAAAATCTTCATGGATACGCTTCCGTTTTGA